From Eschrichtius robustus isolate mEscRob2 chromosome 7, mEscRob2.pri, whole genome shotgun sequence, a single genomic window includes:
- the ZNF239 gene encoding LOW QUALITY PROTEIN: zinc finger protein 239 (The sequence of the model RefSeq protein was modified relative to this genomic sequence to represent the inferred CDS: inserted 1 base in 1 codon; deleted 1 base in 1 codon; substituted 1 base at 1 genomic stop codon), which produces MLENYSHLVSVGDLNENSVENQQKGLRLSLPEQLSSWQILEEMASTITGSQDXIVNXSVYRNPELGLPTCQKWGEASSHISKNKSSLVTLQSDDLKNMESEEYLSLKVPSQMATQDSSVTFCKNEPQDPQESKSLFVTEESTERKISEGKSPPIDHCSEKLQNKLVSDVKEVVSPSFRGETICQIGQSKESLDPFDCNHKDICGWKSWVISRSHQRAHTEEKPCTHYDCGKICTTSPGGHPGEKIHTAEKLYRCSQCGRDFSERSELVLHQRDHTEEKPYRCDQCGKGFTRSSSLLIHREVHADEKPYKCDKCGKGFTRSSSLLIHHSVHTGEKPYKCDKCGKGFTQSSKLHIHQRVHTGEKPYECGECGMSFSQRSNLHIHQRIHTGERPYKCGECGKGFSQSSNLHIHRCSHTGEKPYQCYECGKGFSQSSDLRIHLRVHTGEKPYHCGKCGKGFSQSSKLLIHQRVHTGEKPYECSKCGKGFSQSSNLHIHQRVHRKDPH; this is translated from the exons ATGCTGGAAAACTACAGTCACTTGGTCTCAGTGG GAGACTTGAATGAAAATTCTGTGGAGAATCAACAGAAAGGACTTAGGTTATCTCTT CCTGAACAGCTTTCCTCCTGGCAAATTTTGGAAGAGATGGCCAGTACAATAACTGGGAGTCAGGATTAAATTGTGA CTTCAGTGTACAGGAACCCTGAACTAGGTCTTCCCACCTGTCAAAAGTGGGGAGAAGCATCTTCTCAtatttccaaaaacaaaagcagTTTGGTGACTCTTCAGAGTGATGATTTAAAAAACATGGAAAGTGAAGAATATTTGTCTTTGAAAGTCCCAAGCCAAATGGCCACACAGGACTCCTCAGTGACGTTCTGTAAGAATGAGCCCCAAGATCCTCAGGAAAGCAAAAGTCTGTTTGTAACTGAAGAAAGCACTGAGAGGAAAATCTCAGAGGGGAAAAGTCCTCCCATCGACCATTGTTCAGAGAAACTTCAAAATAAACTTGTGTCTGATGTAAAAGAAGTGGTCTCGCCCTCATTCAGAGGTGAGACAATATGCCAGATTGGCCAGTCAAAAGAATCCTTGGATCCCTTTGACTGTAACCACAAGGACATTTGTGGTTGGAAATCATGGGTGATCAGTCGTAGTCATCAGAGAGCTCATACAGAGGAGAAGCCCTGTACCCATTATGACTGTGGGAAAATATGTACCACCAGCCCAGGTGGTCACCCAGGTGAGAAAATCCACACTGCCGAGAAACTATACAGATGTAGTCAGTGTGGTAGGGACTTCAGTGAGCGCTCAGAGCTAGTCCTTCATCAGAGGGACCACACAGAAGAAAAGCCCTACAGATGTGATCAGTGCGGGAAGGGCTTCACGAGAAGCTCAAGTCTCCTCATCCACCGCGAAGTCCACGCAGATGAGAAGCCTTATAAGTGCGACAAGTGTGGGAAGGGCTTCACGAGGAGTTCAAGTCTGCTCATTCATCACTCAGTCCACACAGGCGAGAAGCCTTACAAATGTGACAAGTGCGGGAAGGGCTTTACCCAGAGCTCCAAACTGCATATCCACCAGCGAGTGCACACCGGAGAGAAGCCCTATGAGTGCGGGGAGTGTGGTATGAGCTTCAGTCAGCGCTCCAACCTGCACATCCACCAGCGCATCCATACAGGGGAGAGGCCCTACAAGTGTGGAGAGTGTGGGAAGGGCTTCAGTCAGAGTTCAAACCTTCACATCCACCGGTGCTCACACACGGGGGAGAAGCCTTACCAGTGCTATGAGTGCGGGAAGGGCTTCAGCCAGAGCTCAGACCTCCGCATCCACCTCAGAgtccacactggagagaagccctatcACTGCGGCAAGTGCGGGAAGGGATTCAGCCAGAGCTCCAAACTCCTTATCCACCAGAGAgtccacactggagagaagccctacGAGTGCAGCAAGTGTGGGAAGGGCTTCAGCCAGAGCTCCAACCTGCACATCCACCAGCGGGTCCACAGGAAAGATCCCCATTAA
- the LOC137767168 gene encoding LOW QUALITY PROTEIN: zinc finger protein 300-like (The sequence of the model RefSeq protein was modified relative to this genomic sequence to represent the inferred CDS: inserted 1 base in 1 codon) has translation FSEFIKERKPLTVCFEDWEVFCKKPNFIQHQETHIGKEVYKINQCATAFYKKPKLPTYQKTDIREKLYECSECGKTFSHKSSLILHQRIHRGEKRYECTKCGKTFGYRSGLTVHQRTHTGEKPYECNECGKNFCEKSNPRVHQRTHRGEKPYECNECQKAFSARSALTVHKGIHSGEKPYECKECGKTFSQKPNFINHQRTHTGEKTYGCHKCGKSFSVKSKLREHQRTHTGEKPYKCNECGKTSTXKSSLTVHQRTHTGERPHECNQCGRTFYQSHSSQHIREHTREKHYRCNGTFHQHLDFSKQQRNSTKKKPLSTS, from the exons TTCAGCGAATTTATAAAGGAGAGGAAACCTTTAACTGTTTGTTTTGAAGATTGGGAAGTATTCTGCAAGAAGCCAAATTTCATTCAGCATCAAGAAACACATATAGGGAAAGAAGTCTATAAAATTAATCAGTGTGCTACTGCATTTTACAAGAAGCCAAAGCTTCCTACATATCAGAAAACAGATATAAGAGAAAAACTCTATGAATGtagtgaatgtgggaaaaccttcaGCCATAAGTCATCTCTCATTCTACATCAGAGGATACACAGAGGGGAGAAACGCTATGAGTGCACCAAATGTGGGAAAACCTTTGGGTATAGGTCAGGCCTCACAGTACATCAGAGAACACACACaggggagaaaccctatgaatgtaacgAATGTGGAAAAAATTTCTGTGAGAAGTCAAATCCCCGTGTACATCAGCGAACACACAGAGGGGAGAAACCCTATGAGTGTAATGAATGTCAGAAAGCCTTCAGTGCTAGGTCAGCTCTCACAGTACATAAGGGAATACATAgtggggagaaaccctatgaatgtaaggaatgtgggaaaactTTCTCCCAGAAGCCAAACTTCATTAATCACCAGAGgactcacacaggagagaaaaccTATGGATGTCACAAATGTGGAAAATCCTTCTCTGTGAAGTCGAAACTGAGGGAACATCAGAGAACACACACAGGAGAGAAGCCTTATaaatgtaatgagtgtgggaAAACTTCTA ATAAGTCATCCCTCACAGTACATCAGAGAACCCACACAGGGGAGAGACCCCATGAATGTAACCAATGTGGGAGAACCTTCTATCAGAGTCATTCCTCACAACACATCAGAGAACACACTAGGGAGAAACACTACAGGTGTAATGGAACCTTTCACCAGCATCTCGATTTCAGTAAACAGCAGAGAAACAGTACTAAGAAGAAACCCCTGTCAACATCCTGA